From the genome of Anopheles funestus chromosome 2RL, idAnoFuneDA-416_04, whole genome shotgun sequence:
tttttatcctattttgtttgcttcaaacAGGAAATAGGGTAGGCTTTTTTCCCCTCTGAAAAATAGCAGAAAAGACGATTAATTGTAGGTAGTCAGTTAAACTCATCCTGAGTTTATTTCAGCCACACCGACTAAATGATCCTTACAGAGGTTTTGCTTCCATTGCGAAACCATCCGTTCGTTTTCCATATCAAAAAGTAATCGCCGGaacaaccgaaaaaaagggaaaaaaggattcTGGTAGGATTGATTCAATCTTAATGCAAAAGATAAACAACTTGGAAGCCAGTTTTTTCCCCGAAAAAGATTTGTTCTTCCATTTTCACAATCAATCACGCATAGGGCCATTCGGTATTCATTCCAGTGAAATGccttcccaacaaaaaaagggttttcattcgtttccttttgctgagtgaaaaattagttACCATTTCGGGGGATATGATTTTTCCGTCTGAAAATGACCCGGAGTCAGGGTTTGCGAAACAATGTATGCAAGTTtaattcaaacacacacagaacactTCAGTGGAATAATTTGCATCAATCACGTGCTTTAGACCCTTGAGGCGATAAAGTCCTAAAGAAAGGTAAAGCAGGAATgatagtgtttttttccccttttataCACCAACAGGAATTTCCATTCATACATACCTTTTATTGCACTTTTCCGACCCCCAGCAAATGCTGTCACTCACTTTCGTTCTCTATTTTTGCAGGAAAATGGGTTGGCGCCTGGGGCTGCAAGCGGTCACAGGGCTGGTATCGTTCAGCTTCTTCATGGGATTGCTGTACCGGCCGGCATCACTCTATCATCCCCAGCGGCGTGCGATACTACACTTGAAAAACCAAAGGAAAAAGGTAAACTAGTCTTTCCATTCATACCACTGCTGGACTGATGGAGAGATTGTTGCTTTAGTCGCACTACCGAACACATGCCAGCCGGAGGCCAGTAAGCCAGAGAAAGGCTTTTCAACTTCTCCGCTTCTCCTTAGATGAACACATCTCGCTTCCGTTTAGTTGTTTAAGGCCGAGGCACCATTCCAGTGACCGCAAAAGTAAACTCCAATCGTGCCAGGGGAAAAGTTAACTCTACGGAAACCTCTTAAGCGGGGGTAAAATGGGTTATTGGCTTGTAGAGACTGAAAGTGCTTTTACAGCATTTCGGGCTAAAGCTTAACGTCGTGAAGGAGGCTATCGAATTTCGTGCACGTCGCTAAGCGTCACTAAAATGGGGCAATCACTTGCAATATGATCCTAAAAGATGTGACTTCGTGAAGGATATTATCAAAAGCAGcaacttttattttcctttttttacaggAAGGATACAAATTTTGAACTTTTGCTTGATAGTGGTATTAGCTTAATAATGCTGTAAAACTGTACtataatttgtaaaaattcaatttttatttctgatTGCCTAACTTTATTCCTAATTTAGTAAATGTATGAAAttacatttatatttattactctattatattttcattttttatgtttctggATTTAAACAAACTTTAATTTCCTCTATAacgtatgattttttttctttttaaccgaataaataaaaaatgaatttcaataCGTCGGCATTATTGTTGAGGAGGAATTAAAATCTTTATATCTAATTAAGCTTTTTCCTAATTTTCTTCATCGGTTTTTTGTTCCAGCATTCAATATACCTTCAATCAAAATccttaaaaagttttttatcGTACACTAGTTTTCACTGGATCATTTCAATTcctttttccaccccaaaaacaaatacaactcACTCAAAGTGCATTTCGCGTGCACACGTATTTTCCTCTATCATTTTCCaggtgaaggaaaagaaaactcacGTCCGTACACCGAAGCCACCGTTCCTTGATTTTACGCCCCTAAAATCTTCCTCGGTGCGGATGCTGTCAATATCGGCATCAGTGGCCGCACTAGGCATCTATTCGCCGATATTTTTCCTGGTAAGTACGGGTTTAGTGCTGTCCGTTCCATATGTCTAACCTATCTTCACCTCGGACTTTTAGCCGTCAGTCGGAAACGGGGCAAGCGTGTTCGCTTCCCCATTTCCCtccaaacaacacaacacaaaattgATACCCATGTTAAGGTAAACTAATGCGCTTCAATTTCTTTCTGCTTTTGGGCTGAAATGAAATCGGTTCCGTTGGTCTGCTGTTGGATTTCCGTAAGCGCAATAACGTTCCGTTAGCTAGCTGGAAATGAAACTGTTCAGCAAACCGTCCCGTTGGGAccgatggggttttttttccagatGAAATAAGGGAAAATTGATTTCGCCCACATAAATCGAGCATTCGAGACGGGTTTTCTTATTCCCCATCAACTGTTTTCCCCCCGGGTGAATGTTTACTTGTGAAAGCTGCAAGCCGGATACCAACCATGTGCAAATGTTTTAGGGATTCTGTTTTTGAGTTTGTGAGGATGCAACAAGTAAGcttttctattaaaatttacccctttttgaaattgatttttaatttcttaacaATGAAAGGAatagttattttttaaagtttacaTAAACCAAAACATTGTAATGCTGAGTTATTATACGTTTTTAAGGTCAGCAGTTTGACGCTTGCATATATTTAGGCGTATTGGACTTCCTTTATATAGCTGAACTATACTTAATTAACTTTTACTAACCGCATATCATaaaggtttcatttttattgaattatgtaccattttcaataaacatttcattcgACGAACGATTTTCATTAGCGTAATTTAAACGTCACAAAATCAATAACTTTTGCGATTTCCACCACAACGGTACAGTTTGGTAGCGAATTAATCTGTTTCAATGAAATTATCATAGTTCAATACACTTTCACTTTTCGATTAGTTAACTAATGCACCATccgttttgaaataaaattagctTGCTCACAAGTTGCTACGGTTTCATACAAAATTGAATTAACTATCAAACTGTCGCACACGGTGTCGATCCGATGGATCGCCCCAAAATGGAATGTATTGTTCTCATGTGAAAACCAAACGCATCCCGAACTTGCAGTTGCATCCATTGCgcccgcacacacaaaaacgatGAATGCTGATGCAGCAGTGGTTGGTGGTGAGTGcgttttccaatttccaaaGCCCTGATTCAATTTCGAAACAATAAGAGCCTTTTGCGGTTGTCCTGTGCAACCGCACGGATCACGGTAGTCGACGCTGGGGTACTGTTTCAGTTGCTATTTTCGGGTGCAGATGGACACACATGCTCATAGGGACAATCTGTAACACCTAACATTTTTGCACCTTGTTACAGCGATATGTCCGTGTTTTGAGTGTTGAATTGTTCCTTCCAACCCATGTCTGGATTAgctaaatatatttcaaacatttcgaATAAAACGggatattaaaaaagaagctttagtGTACATTAAATCCTCTTTAAGCTCAATACCCATTCCTGTACAGTGGTTTGTGTAGCGGAAATCGAAAGATACAGAGCACACCGATGTAGTAGATAAGCCGCATAATACCAGCATGAAGCGTAACAGTGAACCAGTGAAACCACtaatggtggaaaaattacCACTGGAAGGTATACCTTTATTTATTGGAAACATTCATCTACACTGACTGTACACCGGAGGGGCTAATCGAATAGCCATTGCAGATGCTTATGGTGGATTTAATAGTAACACGTCATTCCGTTTTTTATACGTACCGTCCATTACTACTTCGCAATCATGCATTTTTAATGCTTCCTCTGGTCCATTTCTGCTAATCGAATCATGATTCTATTTCTgaaagtttccatttttttctcttccttttttcccacgAAATATAGTCCCTGCATGGGTTTAGCGAAGGGTACGATATGCAGGACTTGGTGCTGCTCCAAACCTTTCTCGGACTGTCGATAGCGTTAGGTATAGTGTTTAGTGGATCATCGATCAACAAGACGCTGGAAATTTCCTTCCGGAAGGTTCAGATATCGCGTCAATATGTTTGTCAGGTAGGTCCTTCGGCCAACTGTATACCATTAGcttttcaaattcaattcTCAACTCCCCCTTCCCCGACCGCAGGGCTGTGTTACGTTAGTGTCAGTATCGTTGTTAGTATTATCGGCCGTTGCCGATTACCGGGGCCTCTGCTTCTCCGCATGGGCGTACGGGCTCGGTCTCGGCGGCTACCGTTACACCTTGAAGATGCTTGCGATCGAACGCATCCGGGGCAAGTACTTTTCCAAGGCGTGGGGTTTCATCAAGGGTGCCGAATCGTTGCCGGTGCTGTTCGGGGTGCCACTGTGCGCCTTTCTGAACGATTCTTCGCACCGGTACGGTCGGGCGGGCTACTACATATGTGCCGCCAGTGCGGCCATTTCGGCAATTATTCTGTTCTTCGTGGGATACCCGGACGGGCGTAATATGAAATACTCCACCAATGGGTAAGTGGGCAAATGAGTAGAGATAGTTGTTCAAACGAATAGTTCAAATGGCTGAGATAATATGCTGGCGTTtgcttttaaataattttgtttggaaaGGTCAAAGTACTAATACTtattttatcataattttagttcttgtttacataatttagatctttttcattttgagGTGAGAGATcctgtttgatttttatttcttttgttattcTCTTTTATAAGTTTctctttaaaattattatatttgttgtttttgttttaaatttcacatACATCtcttaaaaatcaataaatgttCGAAATACCTGATAACAACATACAAAAAgtataataattgaaaaatatgtaaCATTCTATAAACGTAAAATGTAGacataaaaaaactttcaataaGATAACATAAAAGTAACTCccgaaacaaaataagaaagaatgaaaaaaaggaaatttaaacataaaaccgTCAAAAGTAGTAAGTTGtatactaaaataaaattatttaaatagtgTAGCAATCGTTAAAGACAATTGGGAACATTTTTAAAGAATTCTCTAAAATTTGGCAGCCACAAAAACAAAGCTGTAGTACGTTATTTATTACTAATTTAACACTAATCCATTTAATTAAtggatttaattattaatttaacacAAATCCATTTAATACTAATCTATCAGTTTAGTAGCAACCAAAATTTCTAAGAAATTCAGTCAACTCTCTTTTAATTTCTTCCGGACATATAATAATGTAATATAGTAATACATTTTATGAAACAAGTCCAAATTAGTTCTAATACCCCAAGGAACTGtctttatttttactattacCAACCTTCCTTCTTAGCTATCAATATATCAATAAATATGCTTGCTTCATCACCCACAGTTCTATCACATCGCGCTGCACCGCACCAACCTCATCGAGCGACTGTCAGCACATCCTAGATCGAAGCTTTTCCTCCCAGCGCTACAACAACCCACAGTGGTACGGTACGAACACGCACGCGACCAACCTCTCGAACGGTTGTCACGGTTCCGGTACCTACCCCGGTGGGACCGGCCTACAGCGCTGCCTGTCCACGAGTCAATTCATGAACGGTGGGCTTAATCTCTCCTCGGGCGGAATTGGACCGAACACGTCAGCGACCACTACAACGGCCGGCCCAGGTGCACGTCTGCTCGGCAACAGTCAATCTCTTGATAATCCGGCTAGTGGACAGGCGGGGTTCAGCTACCACAGCCCGTTCTGTGGCCAGTCCGCCGGTCAACCGCACGGTCGCCTACACAAGAGCCTATCGTTCGCGTTCCAGACACCGATGTTCAGCGATGATCCGATACATCACACTTGCCAGCAGGCGTCCGGCTATGCGGCCGATTACCCACCGCCAAGCCGATGCTACTCCAGGTACGTGTGTTTAATTGGACCCAATTAGAAAGCGCTGCTTTCCGGAACGAGCTGATCTTTGATGACAAATTCGCAATCTTCCACATAGGGAAACAACTGTTCGATGCTGTCGAGCTATCGAAGGGATTCTATTTATAATCCTCCAAATGCGGACATTCGTAGGAATGTTCCTTTGGTATGTTTGAATTAGCAGCTTTGTGTCAAGGCAAATAGCGACCACGAATCTCATATACCGTATCAAATCCTCTCCAGATAAGCCGTCAGCGTGTATTAAACGGAAGGATTACCTTCAGCTGGGTGAACTTTTGGGCAGACATTGGGTTAAAGCGATCTCGCCATAGCAATTACTCTGCGTAGCTTTAAGGCACCCTgcagtatttttgtttttcaagcaAGTCTCATTTGGTGCCGGACCCATTTCGGAGTCCTCGACATCCTCGGGCAGAAGGCTAATGAAGATGAAATTATGCGAAAATATCCTTTTCACAGCAACTGCTCGACTAGTTCGCAACTGCTGCCGAGACCGGTTTTGTAACCGAAGGCATTCCAAGGGATCAAAAGCATTTTCCCTTTAGTTTCTTCGAAGGTGTCAGTCCGCAACGGAACACGGCTGTGTTGTATCTGGTGTAGTCTTCTGGGAGAATTTCAATGACCGGAACGATAAGTTGCTTGTCGCTAATACTACTTTTTTATTAATGCGGATTGTAGCAGTGATGGTGGCGAAGAAGGTGAGATAAGTTTTGTGGCTCATTGTTTGCCAACGTTCGCTGAAATTGTATACTTTCGTCTGTGTGACACCTTGCTTAGGAGCTGCCGCTTGGCTTGCACCAAAGTACCGTCAATAATCATTTAGCCCTTCGCTTAGTTAAATGCAGCTTTTGTTAGCCATTATGTTACGTGTTTTTGGCCCGGAATTAGAGAGGACACGGTAGGACACGGAAAGGATAACGAAAGGATATAAATTAACTCAAATTATCCTTCACTAGCGGGAACCTAACTTTGCAGATGTACGAACGGTGGCCATTTTAGGGTAGTGGAGATTGGGGCTTTTGGTTGCGTTTGCTTTCGTTGGTAGTGTAATTTGGTATGTTTTCTGAGAATTGCCAGTGTGATTAGGTTAGATTTACTGTGCGACTGACAGTTACACTTGTCTAACAAGTGTGTTCCTGGATGTTGGATTTAGTAATGAGTTGGATGGTGACCAAATTAACCAGTGTACACAAgcaattatatttcaattttttgggCTGGTAGAAAGCTGCTAAAAGAGGTAGAAATGTGTTGAAATAGCTATTGAAACAAtgattattttggtttttaattcattaatttGGATCATTAATTTGGTCTTACAGGTTTGAATACTTTTAGGTGGAAGTAATTTAGACGTAATCAAAAACCAACTACATAgagacaaatttattttattttaattacaattctTGTGCAACACgctaaaaataacacacaaagTCAAGAGAGATAAAAGGCAGTATATCAAACAAAGTTTGACACTTTGATACCATCGCAATCGTTTATTAACGCGTCACGCCGTATTTCCTCTTCGTTTCTCGTGCTTTTGATCACAACGAAAGAAGGAAACAAGTTTGAACGAATTCCCTTACGCTTTGTGACACATTTGTTCGGTACGGGCACGTGCCCATCATAGATCAACGTCAATTATCGACCTGTAAGGCATTAATAAATGGAACCATAAAACTTTCCACCGTGAACGCCGTGAATGGAGGACTATCAATTTCCCTTGAATTGCGTTCACTTTCGGTGAAAACTTTTTAATCATTGTTTTCCGTATCTTTTCGGCACCATCGTTTTTGGGCAGGTGTGAACTACACAATCCATCCCAGACCGCACCGATCACCGTTCATCGGGATACGCTCAACCGGCAGCAGAGTTTTCGCGCCTCGAGCCGTGGACAGACACCGCGCCACACGGGTCACGTGAGTTCCCGAGGCCAGCAACCATCAACAccgcaccatcatcaccatcatcagtaTCACAATGCCCACCAGcaatcacaacaacaacagcaacagcagccccagcaacatcatcaacaccaTCACCCATTGCCACCGTATCCGGCGAACGGATTGCAATACCATCCTTCCCGCAGTCGAAGCGTCCCCGAAGGGTTGGGCGGTGCGGGACGTGGCGGGGTGGGTGCAACACCGGGAACTGGTGGCGACTGTCACTGGAATCACTGCCACTGGACCACCGCGAACGGAGTCAACTTCTGCCGTCCGAATCGGCCGATTCAGGTGGTCGAGCAGATAACGACTTCCGTTTGACTAAAGTTTAAAATACTCAAGTTCTTCCTGTGCATCTCGCTGCACCTGCTGGAGGGACTGTTCTCGTAGATGATTTGCAGCGCGTGCAGATACGTTTTAATGCAAATGGTGTATGTTTCATGGGCAGAGTGCGTGTCGAAAATCCCGCAATCAATCATTTCCTT
Proteins encoded in this window:
- the LOC125762939 gene encoding uncharacterized protein LOC125762939 isoform X1, coding for MLGLVVDGKPLGNGSDDPLHDDEDDLDDPNVDSPGLSASPPPAPPPLPPPVRNGCQRCRFSMASANSTLNRSHPHLASGTGTLGSGSIGGGGTLPRTHRGTTNGGTLERNHMAASSGHLHTAGGVTATVASAGTGNGTYPGYDRNRLLDEEDSAYPALLERELHSLHRNVPALRRAGVDTTAIRQHFYPDGGWGWIVCGVAFLAHVLTTGFQLSYGLLLLYAIRHLGHEVNTEAGWLGPASWAMSLFSATIVVALCRRKSTRLTAVLGGLVLALGILFTSFATQLHQVAFSYGVIVGIGSAMVRESAAVMLGHYFKRRRQFVEMITMSGEGVGVALFSVILKEGVGKMGWRLGLQAVTGLVSFSFFMGLLYRPASLYHPQRRAILHLKNQRKKVKEKKTHVRTPKPPFLDFTPLKSSSVRMLSISASVAALGIYSPIFFLSLHGFSEGYDMQDLVLLQTFLGLSIALGIVFSGSSINKTLEISFRKVQISRQYVCQGCVTLVSVSLLVLSAVADYRGLCFSAWAYGLGLGGYRYTLKMLAIERIRGKYFSKAWGFIKGAESLPVLFGVPLCAFLNDSSHRYGRAGYYICAASAAISAIILFFVGYPDGRNMKYSTNGSITSRCTAPTSSSDCQHILDRSFSSQRYNNPQWYGTNTHATNLSNGCHGSGTYPGGTGLQRCLSTSQFMNGGLNLSSGGIGPNTSATTTTAGPGARLLGNSQSLDNPASGQAGFSYHSPFCGQSAGQPHGRLHKSLSFAFQTPMFSDDPIHHTCQQASGYAADYPPPSRCYSRCELHNPSQTAPITVHRDTLNRQQSFRASSRGQTPRHTGHVSSRGQQPSTPHHHHHHQYHNAHQQSQQQQQQQPQQHHQHHHPLPPYPANGLQYHPSRSRSVPEGLGGAGRGGVGATPGTGGDCHWNHCHWTTANGVNFCRPNRPIQVVEQITTSV
- the LOC125762939 gene encoding uncharacterized protein LOC125762939 isoform X2; translation: MDIRWKMNTRLHFLLRTTKPPECMQQNERNGAALLSGRWLGMDRVWSRIFGPRPDHRIPAVVRIATAVRDTPSGSRGWLGPASWAMSLFSATIVVALCRRKSTRLTAVLGGLVLALGILFTSFATQLHQVAFSYGVIVGIGSAMVRESAAVMLGHYFKRRRQFVEMITMSGEGVGVALFSVILKEGVGKMGWRLGLQAVTGLVSFSFFMGLLYRPASLYHPQRRAILHLKNQRKKVKEKKTHVRTPKPPFLDFTPLKSSSVRMLSISASVAALGIYSPIFFLSLHGFSEGYDMQDLVLLQTFLGLSIALGIVFSGSSINKTLEISFRKVQISRQYVCQGCVTLVSVSLLVLSAVADYRGLCFSAWAYGLGLGGYRYTLKMLAIERIRGKYFSKAWGFIKGAESLPVLFGVPLCAFLNDSSHRYGRAGYYICAASAAISAIILFFVGYPDGRNMKYSTNGSITSRCTAPTSSSDCQHILDRSFSSQRYNNPQWYGTNTHATNLSNGCHGSGTYPGGTGLQRCLSTSQFMNGGLNLSSGGIGPNTSATTTTAGPGARLLGNSQSLDNPASGQAGFSYHSPFCGQSAGQPHGRLHKSLSFAFQTPMFSDDPIHHTCQQASGYAADYPPPSRCYSRCELHNPSQTAPITVHRDTLNRQQSFRASSRGQTPRHTGHVSSRGQQPSTPHHHHHHQYHNAHQQSQQQQQQQPQQHHQHHHPLPPYPANGLQYHPSRSRSVPEGLGGAGRGGVGATPGTGGDCHWNHCHWTTANGVNFCRPNRPIQVVEQITTSV